Proteins co-encoded in one Pseudarthrobacter chlorophenolicus A6 genomic window:
- a CDS encoding acylphosphatase, which translates to MARHAEPTADGPAAHQVRLSARVFGVVQGVGFRYRTMGEAEELGLTGEVKNLDDGSVALVAEGTGEQVEKLLDWLNSDRAPGRVERVDHTLSEIQGSFREFRAR; encoded by the coding sequence ATGGCACGCCACGCCGAACCAACCGCTGACGGGCCGGCGGCTCACCAGGTTCGCTTGAGCGCCCGCGTGTTCGGCGTGGTGCAGGGCGTCGGCTTCCGGTACCGGACCATGGGTGAAGCCGAGGAGCTGGGCCTGACCGGAGAGGTGAAAAACCTCGACGACGGTTCGGTAGCCCTGGTTGCCGAAGGCACCGGAGAGCAGGTGGAGAAGCTTTTGGACTGGCTGAACTCGGACCGCGCCCCAGGCCGGGTGGAGCGGGTGGACCACACCCTGTCCGAAATCCAGGGATCCTTTAGGGAATTCCGGGCACGCTGA
- a CDS encoding TM0106 family RecB-like putative nuclease yields MFPLEADASAGPGAAPDLVFSASDLVAASECEYRTLRVLDEKLGRAAKAAFPPDEMRVRAGELGDRHEQTVLESLVAKYGPWDASRGTGVYSLERGNTVRGELQAKHAETELALRSGADVVFQATFFDGEFLGYADFLVNEAAGTGLPGRYEVWDTKLARHAKVGALLQLAAYGDQLLGMGLDPSPAVTLVLGTRVGEDWLRSSHSLPDLLPVFRERRLRFRQLTADHRVRGEAVKWQQPGIVHCGRCDYCAEQVQLHRDLLMVAGMSVVQRRKLHAAGITSIDELAAMPAADAKNSVARLRAQARMQLGLDAAAGSRTFTKDGEPHTVSYSVLPEHTIGTLPAPSAGDIFFDFEGDPLWQDPATGVWGIEYLFGVIEAPVAGAGGDPVFRPFWAHSRSGERKAFLDFLEYVENRRRQYPDMHVYHYAAYEKTALRNLSLAHQAGEDTVDDWLRKGLLVDLYATVKHSLRISEASYSIKKLEPLYMGDNLRSGDVKDAGASVVAYAAYCAARDAGHQAEAAAVLSSISDYNQYDCLSTLRLRDWLLDIQPQADAEKVPVEAREDPEPGVFALGTARPGRGDAQDESPEEGRLHEYLAGLPDNRPWTDDERAIAMVAAATGYHRRERKQFWWQHFDRVEAPLASWSDQRNVFVVESAEVSSDWALAKPRERMRTRILKLRGIMTEGSDFRADSTWCRLYDSPPPDGMAAPDAAPGARGFSFGTRISDLQPAPDNPAYTLITIAERESGKVQAYPHLPVALTEDQPLATASIEAALAELARAVGSTVPSLPAQPGLDILRKLPPRFRSLPGPAEVQHGADGAADYAGAITASLRDLDRSYLAVQGPPGTGKTYVGAHVIGQLVGEGWKVGVVAQSHNVVENLLCRAIDKGGVDPSLVAKKLSAPHEVPWKATADGDVARLLESSGGCLVGGTAWTMTGKEVPAGSLDLLVIDEAGQFSLANTLAVSRAAKRLLLLGDPQQLPQVTQGAHPEPVDDSALGWLAAGHATLPARLGYFLADSWRMHPALCAAVSRLSYESKLQSAPAASLRELETVPPGVETVLVQHTGNSTSSAEEASEVVRQAHRHLGLKWTPGPEAAARPLEQQDLLVVAAYNTQVHLIRKELADAGLPDVRVGTVDKFQGQEAPVVLVSMACSAVAEAPRGAEFLLNRNRINVAVSRGQWRAVIVRSPELTNYMPHKPAALEELGAFIGLSVPGIP; encoded by the coding sequence GTGTTCCCGCTCGAAGCCGATGCCAGTGCCGGTCCCGGCGCCGCGCCGGACCTGGTGTTCTCCGCCAGCGACCTCGTGGCGGCCAGCGAATGTGAATACCGCACGCTCCGTGTCCTCGACGAGAAGCTGGGCCGGGCCGCCAAGGCCGCATTCCCTCCTGACGAGATGCGGGTCCGGGCCGGCGAGCTGGGCGACCGGCACGAGCAGACCGTCCTGGAAAGCCTGGTGGCCAAATACGGGCCATGGGATGCCAGCCGCGGCACGGGCGTCTACTCACTGGAACGCGGCAATACGGTCCGCGGGGAACTCCAAGCAAAGCACGCCGAAACCGAGCTCGCGCTGCGCTCCGGGGCCGACGTCGTCTTCCAGGCCACCTTCTTCGATGGCGAGTTCCTCGGCTATGCGGACTTCCTGGTCAACGAGGCCGCCGGGACCGGGCTGCCGGGCCGGTACGAAGTCTGGGACACCAAGCTGGCCCGGCACGCCAAAGTGGGCGCCCTGCTGCAGCTCGCGGCTTACGGTGACCAGCTCCTCGGGATGGGGCTGGACCCCTCCCCCGCGGTCACCCTCGTGCTGGGTACCCGAGTTGGTGAGGACTGGTTGCGCAGCAGCCATTCCCTTCCGGACCTTCTGCCCGTTTTCCGCGAACGACGCCTGCGCTTCCGCCAACTCACGGCCGACCACCGAGTCCGCGGCGAGGCCGTTAAGTGGCAGCAGCCAGGCATCGTCCACTGCGGCCGGTGCGACTACTGCGCTGAACAGGTCCAGCTGCACCGGGACCTCCTTATGGTCGCCGGGATGTCGGTGGTCCAGCGCAGGAAACTCCATGCGGCCGGCATCACCAGCATCGACGAACTCGCTGCCATGCCGGCGGCTGACGCCAAGAACTCCGTGGCGCGGCTCCGCGCCCAGGCACGGATGCAGCTGGGACTGGATGCTGCCGCCGGATCCCGGACGTTCACCAAGGACGGCGAGCCCCACACTGTCTCCTACAGCGTCCTGCCGGAGCACACCATCGGCACGCTCCCGGCGCCGAGTGCCGGGGACATCTTCTTCGACTTTGAGGGCGATCCGCTCTGGCAGGACCCGGCCACAGGGGTCTGGGGCATCGAGTACCTGTTCGGCGTGATCGAGGCGCCCGTGGCCGGCGCTGGGGGCGACCCTGTGTTCCGGCCCTTCTGGGCCCATTCCCGGTCCGGAGAACGGAAGGCCTTCCTGGATTTCCTTGAATACGTGGAGAACCGCCGCAGGCAGTATCCGGACATGCACGTCTACCACTACGCCGCCTACGAGAAGACGGCCCTCCGGAACCTGTCCCTGGCCCACCAGGCGGGCGAAGACACCGTGGACGACTGGTTGCGGAAAGGCCTTCTTGTGGACCTCTACGCCACAGTGAAGCACTCGCTGCGCATCTCCGAGGCGTCCTATTCCATCAAGAAGCTCGAGCCGCTGTACATGGGCGACAACCTGCGCTCCGGGGACGTCAAGGACGCCGGGGCCTCCGTGGTGGCCTACGCGGCCTACTGCGCCGCCCGCGATGCCGGGCACCAGGCCGAGGCAGCCGCCGTCCTTTCCTCCATTTCCGACTACAACCAGTACGACTGCCTGTCCACGCTGCGCCTGCGTGACTGGCTGCTGGACATCCAGCCTCAGGCCGACGCCGAAAAGGTTCCGGTGGAAGCACGGGAGGATCCCGAGCCCGGCGTCTTTGCGCTTGGCACTGCCCGCCCGGGCCGCGGGGACGCGCAGGACGAATCACCTGAGGAGGGCCGGCTGCACGAGTACCTCGCCGGACTGCCGGACAACCGACCCTGGACGGACGACGAACGGGCCATCGCCATGGTGGCGGCCGCCACCGGATACCACCGCCGCGAACGCAAGCAGTTCTGGTGGCAGCACTTTGACCGGGTGGAGGCTCCGCTGGCGAGCTGGTCCGATCAGCGCAATGTGTTCGTGGTCGAATCTGCAGAGGTCTCCTCTGACTGGGCCCTGGCCAAGCCGCGGGAGCGGATGCGGACCCGGATCTTGAAGCTGCGGGGCATCATGACCGAAGGTTCCGACTTCCGCGCGGATTCCACCTGGTGCCGGCTCTACGATTCCCCGCCGCCGGATGGCATGGCGGCCCCGGATGCAGCACCGGGAGCCCGGGGGTTCAGCTTTGGGACCCGTATCAGCGACCTGCAGCCTGCACCGGACAATCCCGCCTACACCCTCATCACCATCGCCGAACGCGAGTCCGGCAAGGTGCAGGCGTACCCGCATCTCCCGGTGGCCCTCACCGAGGACCAGCCGCTGGCGACGGCGAGCATCGAGGCCGCTTTGGCGGAGCTCGCCAGGGCTGTGGGGTCCACGGTTCCCTCATTGCCCGCCCAGCCGGGCCTGGACATCCTTCGCAAACTGCCCCCGCGGTTCCGCTCGCTGCCCGGACCAGCTGAGGTTCAGCACGGGGCCGATGGCGCTGCCGATTATGCAGGCGCCATCACAGCTTCGCTGCGGGACCTGGACCGTTCCTACCTGGCCGTCCAGGGTCCTCCCGGCACGGGCAAGACCTACGTTGGCGCTCACGTGATCGGCCAACTCGTCGGCGAAGGCTGGAAAGTGGGAGTGGTGGCCCAGTCGCACAACGTGGTGGAGAACCTGCTGTGCCGGGCCATCGACAAGGGCGGGGTGGACCCGTCGCTGGTAGCGAAGAAGCTCTCCGCACCCCACGAGGTTCCGTGGAAAGCTACGGCCGACGGCGATGTCGCACGCCTGCTGGAGTCTTCCGGTGGCTGCCTGGTGGGCGGAACGGCCTGGACCATGACCGGCAAGGAAGTCCCGGCCGGTTCCCTGGACCTCCTGGTGATCGATGAGGCCGGACAGTTCTCCCTGGCCAACACACTGGCCGTTTCCCGGGCAGCGAAGCGGCTCCTGCTCCTGGGAGATCCCCAGCAGCTCCCCCAGGTGACGCAAGGCGCCCACCCGGAGCCGGTGGATGATTCCGCCCTCGGCTGGCTGGCCGCCGGGCACGCCACCCTGCCGGCACGGTTGGGATATTTCCTGGCTGACAGCTGGCGGATGCATCCGGCCCTGTGCGCTGCGGTGTCGAGGCTCAGCTATGAAAGTAAGCTGCAGTCCGCACCGGCAGCATCCCTGCGTGAGCTGGAAACCGTGCCGCCGGGCGTTGAGACTGTGTTGGTACAGCACACCGGCAATTCGACAAGCTCGGCAGAGGAAGCATCGGAGGTGGTCCGGCAGGCACACCGACACTTGGGCCTTAAATGGACGCCGGGGCCGGAAGCCGCAGCCCGGCCGCTGGAGCAGCAGGACCTTCTGGTGGTGGCCGCGTACAACACCCAGGTGCACCTCATCCGCAAGGAATTGGCCGACGCCGGCCTGCCGGACGTCCGGGTGGGAACGGTGGACAAGTTCCAGGGCCAGGAAGCACCGGTGGTTCTGGTGTCAATGGCATGTTCTGCGGTGGCGGAGGCTCCGCGGGGTGCCGAATTCCTCCTGAACCGGAACCGGATCAACGTGGCCGTGTCACGTGGCCAGTGGCGGGCGGTGATCGTCCGCTCCCCCGAGCTCACGAACTACATGCCGCACAAGCCGGCCGCGCTGGAGGAACTGGGCGCCTTCATCGGGCTCAGCGTGCCCGGAATTCCCTAA